The following DNA comes from Miscanthus floridulus cultivar M001 chromosome 5, ASM1932011v1, whole genome shotgun sequence.
aggtagcaccggcgtttttgagcccgaacgacatagtcgtgtagcaataggcgccaaaaggcgtgatgaaagatgtcttgatctggtcgtcctttttgagagcgatctggtgataaccagagtagcaatcgagaaaggaaagcagctcgcaaccggtggttgaatctacgacctcgtctatgcgaggtaagccaaaggggtccttagggcagtgtttgttgagatcggtgtaatcaacacatattctccattcattattctttttgcgtacaagaaccgggttggctaaccattccggatgatacacttctttgataaatccggctgccaaaagccgtgtaacttctaccctaatcgcctcctttttgtcgcgagcgaaccgtcgtagcttctgcttgattggtttggctttgctgttgacatttaaggagtgctcaatcaagtcccgaggtacaccgggcatgtcggaaggtttccatgcaaacacatccacgttgcccctcaagaacctgacgagcgcgtctttcctatttgggatccaggtcggccccgatgagggccgttttgctgggatcgccttcgaccagctggatcgtcttgtgctccttggatctgatgttcttgcgtggagccttgagctctgggatctccaagtggtcggccggggtcttcttagcgtcgagcatggtctcggccatgcgaatagagaggtcgtgggcctctgctattttgaagctgtcgtcctcacaggtataagctgcatatacgttgcccctgagggttaaaactcctttctcagtgggcatcttgagcaccagatacctgtaatgaggtatggccatgaacttggtgagcgatggtcgaccaagaatagcatggtaggtgccatcgaaatcagcgaccacgaagttgacgtagtcggtgcggaagtggtccggagtcccaaactgcacaggtagcgtgatctgcccgagaggtgtggagctctgtccggggagaacgccccagaactgtgcctcgtacggcttcaggtccgcctgggctattttcagagcgggcaggctgttcttgaacagtatatcaatggagctgccaccgtcgatcagtaccctatcgaattgaaccttgttgatacaaggatcgaggaccagaggaaaacgccctggctcgggtatggcggcccattggtccttcctgctgaagcagatttcacggtgagaccacggaggaagccgcggatcggtgagaaggttgtcggtctttgccacgttcaagcaagcgcgggcgagcagcttgcgttctcgtttggtctcaatggacaccttgccgccgatgatggtgtgcatgcgatcagtcggcttgacgtatttatgacgaggatctgcatcgtcgtcatcgttgtcctcgttgcgctgttcccccgcgtcattaagcttgtcggacgtatccggagcctgttgacgcgtgtagatagtcttgaggacgcggcaattctccatggtgtggttcgacttgggatggagctggcagggtcctttcaatgctttggcatagtcgtcctcgtagtttcgacgtccgctgccctttttcacggtattgacctcgccgtcgtcttcccgagcgcgcttgcttctgtaatcgtcacggcggttgcgccgttgattacgttgatcacggtggtcgcgggagtcgttgcgctggttgcgatggtcaaaattgtcgttccgaccacgattgctgcGGTAATCGtcacggtgtggagggtggtcggagcgtggaacccttgctgcttcttcaacgattatctttttagcgtcgtcagcgtccgcgtatttcttagcggtggccaaaagcgctgtgactgattcgggtctcttccggaggagcttgtctcttagggcgtcgtggaagcggaggccggtgatgaaagcctcgattgcttcgttgtcggagattgatgggactttgatgcgcatctccaagaagcgccgaacgtactcacgcagtggttcatccttccgatctcggatccgctgcagatcatacttgttgccgggttgttcacaagtagcgatgaaattgtcgatgaaggcctgcctgagctcctgccaagagtcaaaatagttcgctggcaagataaccagccattggtgacctgcatgaccaacagcgactgggaagtagttagacatgacgtgctcgtcggccatggctgagcggcacgcggtttcgtagagcatgacccataattcggggttttccttgccgtcgtacttctgaagcttctcgagcttgaaattcttgggccatatgacttggcgcaggtgtggagtgaactgcttcagacccggcggactgtgggcggtgtcatactccatacggcgatagctttcatgggatgcacgatcgtcggctctctggttgatgcgagcgcgcagatcacgtccgccgaggtaatggcggagatcgttattgccatcgcggcgatctcgattgccatctggattagccctgcgaccgtggttatcacggcgattgtcacagttatctcggcggttgtcgtctcgAACGttgtggcggttatcctcccgacggcagttgtcgtcccgaccaccatcatgaccactgtttccaccttgacggttgtctgatgggtcgttattgcgcgagccacgttggttgagtggctgtgagcgactcgagtattggcggctgtggcttgattcgacagaaacggatggggcccgggcttgattcatctccgcagtttgagccatagcagctgtcagataagcttgtatgtcatcacggactgcttgggtctcgggagtgttgggcaaccgctgcattgtcgccatggcgacggccacgttggcgcttggggtcttgaagacctgtttgtcccccaccctgtcgaaagcatcgttgaggtcacgagGTCGGagtcttatgcgtcgtgcctcctagtctgcttcagcttcgatttgccggcgattaaaccggtcgatattgcgtgcttcgcgtgcagtcttttcttgttctgtttcgccaactgctggcgactcgtcgttgctgacaacgtggatcaaatcccctcgtcttggcgggaaagacggaaattgggggaaacccggggcgtggtctggtagatccagatcgtatttgacgccttcatcttcgtgacgctgaagctcggtgtggacagatgcgttggatgcgatgccggatgaggagctagagtcaccctctcggactgtgtggacggatccttcttgataatcttcaatccggaccatgtttacgatgttgcatggctttggccgagATCGGTGGATAGAACATAggtccgagcggcgtcgtaggttgtacgcatagctggaggcagcgtttcgcaggccgtagggctagacctggtggttctccgtcaggacttcgtactcgcagagtcagagacccgtcgcgaaggctggctggcgacgagcggagcgcccctcaggagtagatacgaccacaagatctgttccaagccgtgcaggacgactggcccgagccggtcggatagatctgttgtggggagctgttacctgctcattaggttggctttgaatcgtacttaccagagctagggtttcagcgagtttgatgccgacccaatcgatggagtcgTGCAGGttggtgtcgtcgatctgctttcctctgtagcagggaagcggatgacgggttgtcggcgtggctgtgggcgtggtcggagccagatgtaccgtggtcggagccagatccatcgtggtcggagccgtgttcatcgtggtcggagccgtgtttaccgtggtcggagccgtgttcaccgtggtcggagctgtagccgatgcaggtgaagtagtcgtcgacgCGGGttggatccacgcctcctccgcggtcatggcgatAGAGACGCCAGGGCCGGTAgtccaagtgatctggccgacggtgaacgtgaggccgttgggcgtagccatggagccggagatgatgaccatcttgtttgcttggagagcagtacgcacaccccctacctggcgtgccactgtcgacgaaatatggtcggcagtctacctaggggtatgcccaaggtagtagattatcggcagacagatgcgcaagccccaaacaagacggtgatgcaagacagacacgaggttttatccaggttcgaccgccgaaaaggcgtaatacctacgtcctgcgtctgatttgtattgctgtatgtcaatgagagatgttttttagaggggtcccctgcccgccttatatagtccggggggcagggttacagatccggaaactaatcctagtcagttataattgccatatgtggccggacaaggattcctattctaaccgaccaggatcctgcttggtcgccaaatccatcttgattccttgtgcgggactccgatcaggtgaaccgagccgcacgtcgtttttcgggtggactgaacccattgatccgggccagcccaagcttagccgtaagggtataggggttaatacccccacacttcttctttcttgcttctcttctttttcttctagcttctctcttgagtcttctttcttcttttcttgctttcttctcttctaaccactgctgctccttcttcttctctcttgcttttcttttctcttttctaactgtccttcttcttcttctttcttcttcattttgagcttttcGGCATTGGTTGCCTCTAGCTGTGGGAGCGTGGAGTTGCTCGCTGTAGAGGCATTAAGCTCAGTGTTGTTAGTGTCATGCAGCCCAACGTCCTCCGGATCGacgttgatgggcttcacaacaccgGATCCTCCCCTCGGGCTCCATGCCTCACACGGTGAAGCGCACACGAGGTAAcctactctgataccacttgtaggatctctggttggcctagagggggtgaataggcctatcaaaataaacactcaaacttttatcaaattcaccctataGCACTGCCGCTTTGGAGGGCGACACTACTGGACCAGAATAGTGGCACTGTCGTACCTATAGACAACtttgagtcacagttcaaaatccgtgaatgaaaacttagatcggagaaatttcctagcttactgcaggtatgacaatcacagatcaagagctagaagtggtagaaataccacacacaagtagatcgactaaaaactctagaaatcacctcaaccataatatgtcatgcaagtaatataAATCAAGTACAAGTGACACAATTATTTATCCTATGGTTCGGCTCGCCACCCAAGCTTGCCTACCTCTATGTTGTTGAGGTtaaccactaaggcttagagctttctagcccttcctcgttctcaagtcaagagacttaactcttgagatgaagggtgagtttactagcttcaagagatggttataaACCTCTTGGGActaccacacaagttgacaagctccacgggcgatgctctagccggctaggagccaagctccaagagtaacaaacacaactgccggccaaaacgtgaaccaagtgctctttagagttagaaaatcaatggagctgctctcaaatcgagtttgggaccctttttctcaaggattgatggaaaatcaatggatttgcttaagggcttgaggtcaacaatggagggagagagagagctccagCTCTACTTTGACGTGCTCAAGTGTGGAAGAAGATACATGTGACCGTTgggaaggaaggggaaaggtatatatataccccccAGCCCCAACGGTTACTTAAATCGCAGATAGCCGTTAGGaaggaaagggaaaggtatatatacccccaaccCTCAACGGTCACCGCACTCAAGGGGTTAGGTGACACAaagcccacggcctcgaggtcgggcaatacggagcctgtggcctcgaggtcgggcgagacggatcccacgaccttagggtcgggcgagacggatcccgcgaccttgggatcaggtgagacagagcccgcaccaaggggttgggcgagacagatcccacgaccttggggttgggcgagatggatcccgcaccaaggggtcgggcaagacggatcccgcgaccttagggtcgggcgagatggatcccacacccaaggggttgggcgagatcgTTTAATttgtctcgagccatccgggaaAGTCagtgtgggcgctaacttccttgtgccACGACCCAAGTGCGTCAGTGACTCTCTTCAAGTGCGACAGttccgcaccacgcaagacagcaagaGTAATAGTGAAGTGGGGACTGTCTTGGCTATGGatctgaggatgcttgtggttgtttaaacacttggtagcacatatttgCTTAAGCATTGtatcccctttatagtacggttttttctatactcaaattcaagatataaaagaatcttaaacATCTTTTTAGTTTGCAGCCATCTATATTTATAATTAGGGGCTCATCTGTTTCGTGTAGCATTcttgaatataaattccctgtatgtcatcttgataaatcttattagttctctaattgcgtggccattatcaccaaaacctatAATTAAGGCTTGACTGCACTTTCAGGACTGTTCCGCTCCATGTTTTCCAGCTCTGTTCCATGTTTTTCAGTTAAATAGGTGTAGCTACACAAACtctatttttaggaaaaaaaatatgAAGTTGAAAGTGCACCTAAAGATGCTCTAGAAACTTAAGGGGTTTGTGAAGTTGCCCCATGATAGAGTTTGTGCAATAAAGTTGGAGTAGTGCCAAACAGAGATTATCACTGAAGATCAGGTTGGATGACAACAAAAAAATCGAGTAGGATAGCAATGTAACAGTGAAGTTTCTCAACAACCTCTACGATGTGAACTTCTTTAccataaaaaagaagaagaaatgtaTTGTTGACCACGCTGTCCAAGTTGTTTTTGGCCATGCAATTCTAAATCTAGACTAGCCCTCGAACTATATAAATTTAACCATCTAGCTGGTTTTGAATGTGGCTTTTTATTTTTGAGTTATTTTAAATTCTTAGAGTTCAGTTGCTTGCACTTGTCACCACAGGAAGCAAACATCTAATTAGAAGTAGTATTATTATATTAGGGTCTCTTGTGTTACTAATTAAATTTCCACTAGTGTCTTTGTTTTTAGTATTCATTGGCTATTCACCTCCCTTTATCCGCTTCCTAGAGCATTTCAAGTTCTCACCGCCATCAGGGTTCGAGGCTGCAAAACTAGTGGGGGTGGTCATGGTTGCAGACTTAGAAAGAGTCTTCTAACGAGGTTGCTAAACTAGCGGTGGTGGTGGTCGAGATGACAGTGGGATAGGCAGGGGCGTCATCTGGCGAGGTGGTGGGAGAGGCCACCAATTGGACGATGCAAGTGACGGAGGAGTCAGCCGAAGAAGAATTTTTTGTGAGATAATATATAAATACATATTCAAACACATATAAAGCCACATATTATATCATTACCTTATTCGTGGCCCACAGAACCTGAACAAATCCGTCCATGGGTCAGTAGGCCTCCCATGGATTTCATTCCATTCGTGAGCAGGTCAAACAACCaaatttataagaaaaaataTCTCTTTTTACCTCCCTGAACTATCATAGCAGTTTAGGCTTCCCTCCGAAAACATCAACGTAAAAACTATCTTCCTCAATCCTCAAAATCTTTTGAATTATCTCTTATCATGGTTAGAAGCGGTTTTATCATTTTCAATTAAATACTTTGTATGATTTTCAATAAACAATGAAAAATATCTATAAGCTTATAAAAAATCCTAGATATATACTGGGACACTACAAATCCGAATAAAATATTTGGAGACCAAGAAAATATATCTAGAATCTTCAAGCAATTAGATTTAGCTAGAAAATGgaaatttttcatttttttaaaagAAGACCTAAAACATTCTAATAAATGTCTAAGAGTGTTTTAAAAACTTTTCACAATAAAAAGACGAGATGCAACCAACATCAATGCATTCCGCTTTAATGTATGTTACATTTATGCTGGTTATATCTCATATTTTTTTTGTTGTGAAGGTTTTAAAACATATATATACGTTTATTAGAATGTCTGGGAGTTTTCCATGTTTTCATAGATCTTTTGTCTATCTCTCTAGAGACAAATCTAATTTTTAGAAGCTTCTAGATactttttatcatattttataaTGTATTATTTGTGTTTCTCATGCCTCAATCTATCTGTAAGATTTGTTTCAAAATATCTTAGAAACTTAGAGATATTTTTATGGTTTAAAAGCCATAAAAAGTGTTATCATTTTTTTAATCTCAACTTGGCCCTCATGGCCTTTCATTCATAGACGTGGACTCGACGGTCTCGCGAGTTACCATAATGTTTATAAACTCTGGGAGGGGGTAGTTCCACATATGGGATTGACCCGGATCCCAACTCAATGCTGTCTTAGTAATCTCGCTCACATAGAGTTACAAGAATGCGGGACATTTAAAATCTTGTTACAATAAAAATGATCATGTAAGAGTGAATATTACGAGACAAAACTCCACCAGGCGCCAAGTCTCTGGCTTGTGATGTGATTGCTTCCCGAAGTTGGCTGCAGTCCGTTTCCAGCTCAACGGTAAAATCACTTTGAAAGTCCTTTCTATCTAACCGGCGTGCAGTTAAACTGTTGTGATAGTTGAGATTAGTAGTTTGTTGGATTTTAGAGTTTGAAAAGAAAAAACGGGCTACGACGTATTAGCTTTTAGAGTATTTTTTGTTGGATTTTAGAGTAAGAAGATAGTCTAAAAAGGGTATTCTTTTCATTTCATACCAGCGGGCTGTTAACGAGGTAAAACCGTCCGACGCAGGCTAAAGTCcagtgaaacacatgaaacagtAGAACtcaaaaaacacacacacacacactaatcTCTTCTCAGCTTCTCGGCAACCTCTCCGGTTTCCCCGTCCCGGTCACCGCCGCCATCGCCGGCGCCCATGGCGGCCTCACCAGGGACAACCGACCCGCTTGAGAGCTCAACAGTGGAGCATCCTGAGGCGGTCCAGCCGCCTCCACTACCGATCGATGAGGCGGAACCGCTGTCGCCAGGGGCGGCGGCTGCACATGAAGCGATCTCTCCGAAGAAGTCCGCTTCCCCTTCGCCGCTTCCGGCGAACTTGGCGGTCGAAGTTTGTCCCGAGGTGGaggcctcgtcctcgtccccatCCCCGTCGCCTTCTCCCTCTCCATCTCCCCAAATCGTGGAGGCGTCGCCGGGTGCGCCACAGCCACTGTCCCCTCCACGTActgctccggctgctgccacGCGTGCTTCGACGGGCCTCTCCATTACAGAGGCGGTGGCAGTGGCGTCCCAAGAAGCCGCTTGGCCATCCCCGTCTCCCGAGTCTACGGACGCGCACTTGCACAACGAGTccgcgccgccgacgccgccgatGGAGATTGGGCCGGGTGTGTTGTTGCCACAGCAGCAGCCGCAACCACCATCCCTGGAAATGGCCCCTCCACTATGTGATTATTCAGAGCCTGCACAGCAATTGCCGCTGTGCCACCCGGATGGATGCACAGGCGCTTCGCCAGACGCACCGGTGGATGAGGTAGTGGCAGGAACGTCAGCAAaagcagctgggccgtcgccagGTGAAAGCTCGGAGTTCGCACAGTCACCGCTGCATCTTCCAGCTGAAAGCACATATGTCTGTTCAAATGCAGCGGGCAAGGTATCAGCAGTGGCTTcagaagaaggtactcagcctGCGATGGAGGCAATTCATGGTGAGGGGCCATCAGAGATTGGAGCACAGAGATCATTGCAGGGGCCAGAGGAGACAACAACGTCCTCCAGGATGGAAGCTGAGCCTTGTTCGCCGGAGATGGTTCCTCCAGGGTTTGAAGATTGTAAGTCTCAATGGTTGCCATTGTCACATCCTAATCCTCTGGTTGAATCCACACACACTGTGGTACAAGTGACTGCCACCAATGCTATGGGCACGACGCCAGATGCAGCAACTGGGTCACTGTCTTCACCTGGCCTATTTCCGCTGTTGAAGAGAGGGGAAGAGGGGCAAACACTTCCAAGATCATGCTCTCCCACAACAGAAGCTGCTCCATGTTCACCAGATACACCACCTCCAGGCTTTGAGAATTGTAAGTCATCATGGCTACCGCTACCGACTCTTCAACCCATAGCTGAAACCACGTATGTGTTGCGCGATGTGGCTCCCACCAAGGCAATGGCAGTGGGATTTATGGAAAAGGAATGCTCAGTGCTGGCATTGGAGCGAACAGATGTGGAGATAGACACAGAGCGGAGCCTATTGCTGCCATTGGATAGTGGAACTGGGAGTTCATTGCAAGGGCCACTGCCAAGATCACCTTCTCCCATGATGCAAGCCATTCCCTGTTCACCGGATACAGCACCTCCAGGGTTTGAAAATTTAAAGTTCACACAGCTACAGCCTCCCTCTCTACCTCTGGTGCAGACTGCACATGTACTGCAAAATTCAGCTGATAATGAGGCCATGTCTGTGATATCAGAGGAAGCTCCTCAGCCATCGCCTGCATTAGATGCAACGGATTTAGATATTGATGCCAAACCTGTCCTGGCACCACCATCGGAGAGTAAACCAGGGAAGTCATTGCCACCGGAACCTCCCCTTCTGCTATCTCATGTAGCACAGCATACAACCTGTTCACTAGGGATGGTGCTTTTAGGGTCTGAGAATATCGAG
Coding sequences within:
- the LOC136452394 gene encoding uncharacterized protein isoform X1, producing the protein MAASPGTTDPLESSTVEHPEAVQPPPLPIDEAEPLSPGAAAAHEAISPKKSASPSPLPANLAVEVCPEVEASSSSPSPSPSPSPSPQIVEASPGAPQPLSPPRTAPAAATRASTGLSITEAVAVASQEAAWPSPSPESTDAHLHNESAPPTPPMEIGPGVLLPQQQPQPPSLEMAPPLCDYSEPAQQLPLCHPDGCTGASPDAPVDEVVAGTSAKAAGPSPGESSEFAQSPLHLPAESTYVCSNAAGKVSAVASEEGTQPAMEAIHGEGPSEIGAQRSLQGPEETTTSSRMEAEPCSPEMVPPGFEDCKSQWLPLSHPNPLVESTHTVVQVTATNAMGTTPDAATGSLSSPGLFPLLKRGEEGQTLPRSCSPTTEAAPCSPDTPPPGFENCKSSWLPLPTLQPIAETTYVLRDVAPTKAMAVGFMEKECSVLALERTDVEIDTERSLLLPLDSGTGSSLQGPLPRSPSPMMQAIPCSPDTAPPGFENLKFTQLQPPSLPLVQTAHVLQNSADNEAMSVISEEAPQPSPALDATDLDIDAKPVLAPPSESKPGKSLPPEPPLLLSHVAQHTTCSLGMVLLGSENIESSQLLPPALVLPLDHTPDILADAGTKKTVTMKGVRHPPPVAGAAEEANGSVLPPATEDGCEGQSPQLEPQASSPAVDAAATSLEIAPRSFENSESSQLISPCLAETIDPSTHASATGTDMESTILQQSPSKSEERSLPQPEQHLSSPSVKDTTCSPEVAPPGYENFDSLDQLPPPPPLCSKFEIGQMVCGCCRQLVVYPRGAVHVQCFGCSTINLVLEEHQVGKVYCGQCDTLLMYPFGAPAVKCSNCLFVTEIGERNVRPRILMEQSVSPDLQEVVHQS
- the LOC136452394 gene encoding uncharacterized protein isoform X2 produces the protein MAASPGTTDPLESSTVEHPEAVQPPPLPIDEAEPLSPGAAAAHEAISPKKSASPSPLPANLAVEVCPEVEASSSSPSPSPSPSPSPQIVEASPGAPQPLSPPRTAPAAATRASTGLSITEAVAVASQEAAWPSPSPESTDAHLHNESAPPTPPMEIGPGVLLPQQQPQPPSLEMAPPLCDYSEPAQQLPLCHPDGCTGASPDAPVDEVVAGTSAKAAGPSPGESSEFAQSPLHLPAESTYVCSNAAGKVSAVASEEGTQPAMEAIHGEGPSEIGAQRSLQGPEETTTSSRMEAEPCSPEMVPPGFEDCKSQWLPLSHPNPLVESTHTVVQVTATNAMGTTPDAATGSLSSPGLFPLLKRGEEGQTLPRSCSPTTEAAPCSPDTPPPGFENCKSSWLPLPTLQPIAETTYVLRDVAPTKAMAVGFMEKECSVLALERTDVEIDTERSLLLPLDSGTGSSLQGPLPRSPSPMMQAIPCSPDTAPPGFENLKFTQLQPPSLPLVQTAHVLQNSADNEAMSVISEEAPQPSPALDATDLDIDAKPVLAPPSESKPGKSLPPEPPLLLSHVAQHTTCSLGMVLLGSENIESSQLLPPALVLPLDHTPDILADAGTKKTVTMKGVRHPPPVAGAAEEANGSVLPPATEDGCEGQSPQLEPQASSPAVDAAATSLEIAPRSFENSESSQLISPCLAETIDPSTHASATGTDMESTILQQSPSKSEERSLPQPEQHLSSPSVKDTTCSPEVAPPGYENFDSLDQLPPPPPLCSKFVETNSLWTINRRRNLYGQY